In the Coturnix japonica isolate 7356 chromosome 6, Coturnix japonica 2.1, whole genome shotgun sequence genome, one interval contains:
- the ZNF503 gene encoding zinc finger protein 503: protein MITSPSLSALRSSKRSSSLSEPGGSPRRSRSAADLSAGPTGHAGSPGSASAKPCFHAVPPSDPLRQANRLPIKVLKMLTARTGHILHPEYLQPLPSTPVSPIELDAKKSPLALLAQTCSQIGKPDPSPSSKLSSVTSNGSGGDKDSKSGPLKLSDIGVEDKSSFKPYSKPGAEKKEPGAAGCAGTPSAGVAAGEKSGFRVPSATCQPFTPRTGSPNSSASACSPGLLPAEGKGGEEKKDSESCGKSGGSGAEGGPGSAGIGHGRISVSCAGINVEVNQHQESAPGSKPIASDSASSCSSTTATSSASVLGSGLVAPVSPYKPGQTVFPLPPAGMSYPGTLAGAYAGYPPQFLPHGVALDPTKSSSLVGAQLAAAGSLGCSKPAGSSPLAGASPPSVMTASLCRDPYCLSYHCASHLAGAAGASCAHDQALKSGYPLVYPTHPLHGVHSSLTGATPPSLAGHPLYPYGFMLPNDPQPHICNWVSANGPCDKRFATSEELLSHLRTHTAFPGTDKLLSSYPSSSSLASAAAAAMACHMHIPTTGAPGSPGTLALRSPHHALGLGSRYHPYSKSPLPTPGAPVPVPAATGPYYSPYALYGQRLTTASALGYQ, encoded by the exons ATGATCACATCGCCCTCGCTTTCTGCTCTCAGAAGTAGTAAGCGCAGCAGCAGCCTGAGCGAGCCCGGAGGCAGCCCCCGCCGCAGCCGCAGCGCCGCCGACCTCAGTGCCGGGCCGACCGGGCACGCTGGGAGCCCCGGCAGCGCCTCCGCCAAGCCCTGCTTCCACGCCGTCCCCCCCTCGGACCCGCTGCGCCAAGCCAACCGCCTGCCCATCAAGGTGCTGAAAATGCTCACGGCGCGGACCGGCCACATCCTACACCCCGAGTACCTGCAGCCTCTCCCCTCCACGCCCGTCAGCCCCATCGAG CTGGATGCGAAGAAAAGCCCCCTGGCCCTTTTGGCACAAACTTGCTCGCAGATAGGAAAGCCGGACCCGTCCCCTTCCTCCAAACTCTCCTCGGTCACCTCCAATGGCTCCGGAGGCGACAAGGACTCCAAGTCGGGCCCCCTGAAGCTCAGCGACATCGGCGTGGAGGACAAATCGAGCTTCAAGCCCTACTCCAAACCGGGCGCGGAGAAGAAGGAGCCGGGGGCGGCGGGCTGCGCGGGCACCCCCTCGGCGGGGGTCGCGGCCGGGGAGAAGTCGGGATTCCGGGTGCCGAGCGCCACCTGCCAGCCGTTCACCCCAAGGACAGGCAGCCCCAACTCCAGCGCCTCCGCCTGCTCGCCCGGGCTGCTGCCGGCCGAGGGCAAAGGcggggaggaaaagaaggactCGGAGAGCTGCGGCAAGAGCGGCGGCTCCGGCGCGGAGGGCGGCCCGGGCTCCGCCGGCATCGGCCACGGCCGGATTAGCGTGAGCTGCGCCGGGATTAACGTGGAGGTCAACCAGCACCAGGAGAGCGCGCCGGGCTCCAAGCCCATCGCCTCGGACTCcgcctcctcctgcagcagtaCCACCGCCACCTCCTCCGCCTCCGTACTGGGCTCCGGCCTCGTGGCCCCCGTCTCCCCCTACAAGCCGGGCCAGACAGTCTTCCCGCTGCCTCCGGCGGGCATGAGCTACCCGGGGACGCTGGCCGGGGCGTACGCGGGCTACCCGCCGCAGTTCCTGCCGCACGGCGTGGCGCTGGACCCCACCAAATCCTCCAGCCTGGTGGGGGCCCAGCTGGCGGCCGcgggcagcctgggctgcagcaagcCGGCCGGCTCCAGCCCGCTGGCGGGCGCGTCGCCGCCGTCGGTGATGACGGCCAGCCTGTGCCGAGACCCGTACTGCCTGAGCTACCACTGCGCCAGCCACCTGGCCGGCGCCGCCGGCGCCTCCTGCGCCCACGACCAGGCCCTCAAGTCCGGATACCCCCTGGTGTACCCCACGCACCCCCTGCACGGCGTGCACTCATCGCTGACCGGTGCCACGCCGCCCTCGCTGGCCGGCCACCCCCTGTACCCCTACGGCTTCATGCTCCCCAACGACCCCCAGCCGCACATCTGCAACTGGGTGTCTGCCAACGGACCCTGCGACAAGCGCTTCGCCACCTCGGAGGAGCTGCTTAGCCACTTGCGGACCCATACTGCCTTCCCGGGCACCGATAAACTCCTCTCCAGCTACCCCAGCTCCTCGTCGCTGGCTAGCGCGGCGGCCGCGGCCATGGCGTGCCACATGCACATCCCCACCACGGGCGCCCCGGGCAGCCCGGGCACGCTGGCGCTGCGCAGCCCGCACCACGCTCTGGGACTCGGCAGCCGCTACCACCCGTACTCCAAGAGCCCGCTGCCCACCCCCGGGGCGCCAGTGCCGGTGCCCGCCGCCACGGGACCCTACTACTCCCCTTACGCACTGTATGGGCAGAGACTCACCACAGCCTCGGCACTGGGCTACCAGTGA